A genomic stretch from Cyanobacteriota bacterium includes:
- a CDS encoding apocytochrome f (cytochrome f, with cytochrome b6, subunit IV, and the Rieske protein, makes up the large subunit of the cytochrome b6-f complex; cytochrome b6-f mediates electron transfer between photosystem II and photosystem I) has product LQSPDRIKWLLAFFALVILTQILLVLKKKQVEKVQAAELEF; this is encoded by the coding sequence GCTACAGAGTCCTGATCGCATCAAGTGGCTCCTAGCCTTCTTTGCGCTAGTGATTCTAACCCAGATTTTATTAGTGCTGAAGAAGAAGCAAGTTGAGAAAGTTCAGGCGGCTGAGCTAGAATTCTAG